The Microbacter sp. GSS18 genome has a segment encoding these proteins:
- a CDS encoding ABC transporter ATP-binding protein, whose product MSAPRLRAHTLAAGYPDRRVIDGLDVDVTPGVITAIIGANASGKSTLLSTLARLLPPLAGAVTLDGIDLRGIPRRELARTLGILPQQPTAPDGLTVAELVGRGRYPHRGLLGRWGRDDSRAVDDALAATGMTELADRPIGELSGGQRQRAWIAMALAQDPRILLLDEPTTFLDLSHQLDVLDLLVRLNRDRGTTVVVVLHDLNLAARYADNLIVMSDGGILAHGAPRDVLTADVVASAFGLEALVIPDPLTHTPLVIPVPGGSRTAADGE is encoded by the coding sequence GTGAGCGCTCCACGCCTGCGTGCGCACACGCTCGCCGCGGGGTATCCCGACCGGCGCGTCATCGACGGGCTCGACGTCGACGTCACGCCCGGGGTGATCACCGCGATCATCGGCGCGAACGCCAGCGGCAAGTCGACGCTGCTGTCGACCCTCGCGAGGCTGCTCCCGCCGCTGGCCGGCGCGGTCACCCTCGACGGGATCGATCTGCGCGGCATACCGCGCCGCGAACTCGCCCGCACCCTCGGGATCCTGCCGCAGCAGCCCACCGCGCCCGACGGCCTCACCGTCGCCGAGCTCGTCGGCCGCGGGCGCTATCCCCACCGGGGCCTGCTGGGACGGTGGGGGAGGGATGACTCGCGGGCGGTCGACGACGCACTGGCCGCGACCGGCATGACCGAGCTCGCCGACCGCCCGATCGGCGAGCTGTCGGGCGGACAGCGGCAGCGGGCGTGGATCGCGATGGCGCTGGCGCAGGATCCCCGGATCCTGTTGCTCGACGAGCCGACGACGTTCCTCGACCTCAGCCACCAGCTGGACGTGCTCGATCTGCTCGTCCGGCTCAATCGCGATCGCGGCACGACCGTCGTGGTCGTCCTGCACGACCTCAATCTCGCCGCCCGCTACGCCGACAACCTCATCGTCATGTCCGACGGCGGCATCCTCGCGCACGGCGCCCCGCGCGACGTGCTCACCGCAGACGTCGTCGCGTCGGCCTTCGGGCTCGAAGCCCTCGTGATCCCCGATCCACTGACCCACACCCCCCTCGTCATCCCCGTTCCGGGCGGTTCCCGCACCGCCGCGGACGGGGAGTGA
- a CDS encoding iron ABC transporter permease, with protein MSTAGPTTTARGATDAVRAHTRRRTAGVGASIGAVLALAIVVSMLVGDYDLSPAGVARALFGSGSNIDVYIVTQVRLPRTLIAVLCGAALGIAGALFQTLLRNPLASPDLLGVSGGAGVAAVWATLILGLSGAAVAASAFAGGLVVAMVLLVAARRLSDGGYRLVLAGVGIAFLCAAVIGYLLKRAQITQAQSALVWITGSIGATGWSDVLVVGAVLLVAAPMIVAASRMLTVLELGDHLAAGLGVRPVLARIGIVAAAVLLAAASTAFIGPVAFVALCAPPIARALLGRGTVGIATSGAIGALILLAADLVAQHAFPGLTVPVGVITGAVGAPYLLWLLATSRGGRL; from the coding sequence GTGAGCACCGCCGGACCCACCACGACCGCGCGTGGCGCGACCGACGCGGTGCGTGCGCACACGCGCCGCCGCACCGCCGGCGTGGGGGCGTCGATCGGCGCCGTCCTGGCGCTCGCGATCGTCGTGTCGATGCTCGTCGGCGACTACGACCTCTCGCCCGCCGGGGTGGCGCGGGCGCTGTTCGGCTCGGGATCGAACATCGACGTCTACATCGTCACGCAGGTGCGTCTGCCGCGCACGCTGATCGCCGTGCTGTGCGGCGCGGCGCTGGGGATCGCGGGCGCCCTGTTCCAGACGCTGCTGCGGAACCCGCTCGCCAGCCCCGATCTGCTGGGCGTGAGCGGCGGTGCCGGCGTGGCGGCCGTCTGGGCGACCCTGATCCTGGGCCTGTCGGGCGCGGCGGTCGCGGCATCCGCCTTCGCGGGAGGTCTCGTGGTCGCCATGGTGCTGCTGGTGGCGGCGCGCCGGCTCTCCGACGGCGGCTATCGGCTCGTGCTCGCCGGCGTCGGCATCGCATTCCTGTGCGCGGCCGTCATCGGCTACCTGCTCAAGCGTGCGCAGATCACGCAGGCGCAGTCGGCGCTCGTGTGGATCACCGGGAGCATCGGCGCCACCGGGTGGTCCGACGTCCTGGTCGTCGGAGCCGTGCTGCTGGTCGCGGCGCCGATGATCGTCGCGGCCTCCCGGATGCTGACGGTGCTCGAGCTCGGCGACCACCTCGCCGCCGGTCTCGGCGTCCGCCCCGTCCTCGCGCGCATCGGCATCGTCGCGGCCGCCGTGCTCCTGGCCGCCGCGTCCACCGCCTTCATCGGCCCCGTCGCCTTCGTGGCGCTGTGCGCGCCGCCCATCGCGCGCGCCCTGCTCGGGCGCGGCACCGTCGGCATCGCCACGAGCGGCGCGATCGGCGCCCTGATCCTGCTCGCCGCCGACCTCGTGGCGCAGCACGCCTTTCCGGGGCTGACCGTCCCCGTCGGCGTGATCACGGGGGCCGTCGGCGCACCGTACCTGCTGTGGCTGCTGGCCACCTCGAGAGGAGGACGCCTGTGA
- a CDS encoding iron chelate uptake ABC transporter family permease subunit, with protein sequence MSAALTATPPRITRGVAVLIVGVVVLAAAVLTSLMVGARPVAPGVVIQALVNPDLGLGDHIVVVTQRLPRTVIGLLAGAALAVAGGLMQGLTRNPLADPGLLGVNAGASVAVLIAITALGIVHPAGFVWFAFGGAALAAVLVSAIGSAGRDGASPAKLALTGAALTAGLTSVAMFVLTTNQAALNTYRFWSVGSLTGRGLDTALALAPVILVGIVLALVSGVGLNLLALGDDTARGLGHSVGRTRVLGIATVVMLCGSATAIAGPLVFVGLVVPHVVRALVGTDYRWILAASAPLGGALLLFADVIGRVIAEPSEVEAGLVVAFIGAPVLMALVLRRKAVAL encoded by the coding sequence GTGAGTGCGGCCCTGACCGCGACGCCACCGCGCATCACCCGCGGCGTCGCGGTGCTCATCGTGGGCGTCGTCGTGCTCGCCGCTGCGGTGCTGACGAGCCTCATGGTCGGCGCGCGCCCCGTCGCGCCCGGCGTGGTGATCCAGGCCCTCGTGAACCCCGATCTCGGCCTGGGAGATCACATCGTCGTCGTCACGCAGCGTCTTCCCCGCACCGTGATCGGCCTGCTCGCGGGCGCCGCCCTCGCCGTGGCCGGCGGGCTCATGCAGGGACTGACCCGCAACCCCCTCGCCGACCCCGGACTGCTCGGGGTCAACGCCGGCGCGTCGGTCGCGGTGCTCATCGCGATCACGGCGCTCGGGATCGTCCATCCCGCCGGATTCGTGTGGTTCGCCTTCGGCGGCGCCGCGCTGGCGGCCGTCCTGGTCTCCGCCATCGGCTCCGCCGGACGCGACGGCGCGAGCCCCGCGAAGCTCGCGCTGACCGGCGCCGCCCTCACCGCGGGGCTGACGTCGGTCGCCATGTTCGTGCTCACCACGAACCAGGCCGCCCTCAACACGTACCGATTCTGGTCGGTGGGATCACTCACGGGCCGCGGACTCGACACGGCCCTGGCTCTCGCGCCCGTCATCCTCGTCGGAATCGTGCTGGCCCTCGTCAGCGGCGTCGGGCTGAATCTGCTCGCCCTCGGCGACGACACGGCGCGGGGCCTCGGGCACAGCGTCGGACGGACGCGCGTGCTGGGCATCGCGACGGTCGTGATGCTGTGCGGCTCCGCCACGGCCATCGCCGGTCCGCTGGTGTTCGTCGGGCTCGTCGTCCCGCACGTCGTCCGCGCGCTCGTCGGGACGGACTATCGATGGATCCTCGCGGCGAGCGCCCCCCTGGGCGGTGCGCTGCTGCTGTTCGCGGACGTGATCGGCCGCGTCATCGCCGAGCCGTCCGAGGTCGAGGCGGGTCTCGTCGTCGCCTTCATCGGCGCGCCGGTGCTCATGGCGCTCGTGCTTCGGCGCAAGGCGGTGGCGCTGTGA
- a CDS encoding siderophore-interacting protein → MTTPTAVLARPAYRPYIARVSGARRLSPHFVRVTLTGDDFDVFGTAGLDQRVKLLVPHADGSVSDVGQREQAVIDDGSWYDRWRDLPDAARNPLRTYTIRRIDPAARELDIDIVLHHDAGPAGSWAQQARPGQEIVVVGPDERSDMRRIGLDWHPGTARRVLLAGDETAAPAICAILESLDASWDADAFIEVPTAADRLDIAAAPSTRVTWAVRGRRPHGTALTDAVTAWSARHTELLAEAAAPRRQELADIDVDRELLWDSPGDGEGDFYAWIAGEAGTVKTLRRHLVQGCGVDRRRVAFMGYWRLGQSERQG, encoded by the coding sequence ATGACGACTCCGACAGCGGTGCTGGCGCGGCCGGCATACCGGCCGTACATCGCCCGCGTGTCCGGGGCGCGTCGTCTGTCGCCCCACTTCGTCCGCGTGACCCTGACCGGCGACGACTTCGACGTGTTCGGGACGGCAGGGCTGGACCAGCGCGTGAAGCTGCTCGTGCCCCACGCCGACGGATCGGTGTCGGACGTCGGCCAGCGTGAGCAGGCGGTGATCGATGACGGCTCCTGGTACGACCGGTGGCGCGACCTGCCCGACGCGGCCCGCAATCCGCTGCGCACCTACACGATCCGGCGGATCGACCCCGCCGCGCGCGAACTCGACATCGACATCGTCCTGCACCACGACGCGGGCCCCGCGGGGTCGTGGGCGCAGCAGGCTCGTCCGGGCCAGGAGATCGTGGTCGTGGGCCCCGACGAACGCAGCGACATGCGCCGCATCGGCCTCGACTGGCACCCGGGCACGGCCCGCCGCGTGCTCCTGGCCGGCGACGAGACCGCCGCGCCCGCGATCTGCGCGATCCTCGAGTCGCTCGACGCGTCGTGGGACGCGGATGCGTTCATCGAGGTGCCCACCGCCGCGGATCGCCTGGACATCGCGGCCGCGCCCTCGACGCGGGTGACGTGGGCCGTGCGCGGCCGGCGCCCGCACGGCACCGCCCTCACGGACGCCGTCACCGCGTGGAGCGCACGGCACACGGAACTGCTCGCCGAGGCCGCCGCGCCGCGCCGGCAGGAGCTCGCCGACATCGATGTCGACCGCGAGCTGCTGTGGGACAGCCCCGGCGACGGCGAGGGCGACTTCTACGCGTGGATCGCGGGGGAGGCCGGCACCGTCAAGACGCTTCGCCGGCATCTCGTGCAGGGATGCGGCGTCGACCGTCGCCGCGTCGCGTTCATGGGGTACTGGCGGCTCGGTCAGTCCGAGCGGCAAGGGTGA
- a CDS encoding MFS transporter, whose amino-acid sequence MSASPAGIWQSRNVWVTGGAVALIFLGALESLAVTTVMPVVAEDLGGTALYAVAFSGTFAASVIGMVAAGAWCDRRSPLGALATAVGLFVLGLLVAGLAGDMAVLVVGRLLQGLGAGGQTVALYVVIARVYPASQHGRVFAAFAAAWVIPSLIGPVLAGAVAEFLHWRWVFLGVAVLTVIAFALVWMRIRTMALATEHPERSAVGSRLGWAVLVAVAALALSLAPEAGAWMPVIVIAAIAVIAVGIRPLVPRGTLRAERGLPSVVLMRGMIAGSLFGAEVYLPYLLIAEYGLSPVWAGAGLTAAAVLWATGSAVQGRWGDALGSTRIAVVGVSLLAIATAIATATAAWHLAPAVVVVGWALAGAGMGLMYPRLAVLTLSYSTAQNQGFNSSALSISDSVGAATVTALLGVAFSAVGGGVAAFTTVFALATVVGVAALVPGLRLDRGARSDVGFEVDSR is encoded by the coding sequence GTGAGCGCCTCGCCCGCGGGCATCTGGCAGTCCCGCAACGTCTGGGTGACCGGCGGCGCCGTCGCCCTCATCTTCCTCGGGGCGCTCGAGTCCCTCGCCGTGACGACCGTCATGCCGGTCGTCGCGGAAGACCTCGGTGGCACCGCGCTGTACGCCGTGGCGTTCTCGGGCACCTTCGCCGCGAGCGTCATCGGCATGGTGGCCGCGGGCGCCTGGTGCGACCGCAGGAGCCCGCTGGGCGCGCTGGCGACGGCCGTCGGGCTGTTCGTGCTGGGCCTGCTGGTGGCCGGGCTCGCCGGCGACATGGCGGTGCTCGTGGTGGGTCGCCTGCTGCAGGGGCTCGGGGCGGGCGGGCAGACCGTCGCGCTGTACGTCGTCATCGCGCGTGTGTACCCCGCATCGCAGCACGGCCGCGTCTTCGCGGCCTTCGCCGCGGCGTGGGTGATCCCGTCCCTCATCGGCCCCGTGCTCGCGGGCGCCGTGGCCGAGTTCCTGCACTGGCGGTGGGTGTTCCTGGGCGTGGCGGTGCTCACCGTCATCGCCTTCGCCCTCGTGTGGATGCGGATCCGCACGATGGCGCTGGCGACCGAGCACCCCGAGCGCTCCGCCGTCGGATCGCGCCTGGGCTGGGCCGTGCTGGTCGCCGTCGCGGCCCTCGCGCTGAGTCTCGCACCCGAGGCGGGGGCGTGGATGCCGGTCATCGTGATCGCCGCCATCGCGGTGATCGCGGTGGGGATCCGTCCGCTCGTGCCCCGCGGGACGCTGCGGGCGGAGCGGGGCCTGCCGAGCGTCGTGCTCATGCGGGGCATGATCGCGGGATCGCTCTTCGGCGCCGAAGTGTACCTGCCGTACCTGCTCATCGCCGAGTACGGGCTCTCGCCGGTGTGGGCGGGCGCGGGGCTCACGGCGGCCGCGGTGCTGTGGGCGACCGGCTCCGCCGTCCAGGGGCGATGGGGGGACGCCCTGGGCAGCACGCGGATCGCGGTCGTGGGCGTCTCGCTGCTCGCGATCGCCACCGCGATCGCGACGGCCACGGCCGCGTGGCATCTCGCGCCCGCGGTGGTGGTCGTCGGGTGGGCGCTGGCCGGCGCCGGGATGGGGCTGATGTATCCGCGCCTCGCGGTGCTCACGCTGTCGTATTCGACGGCCCAGAACCAGGGCTTCAACTCCTCGGCGCTGTCGATCTCGGATTCCGTGGGCGCGGCGACGGTGACCGCACTGCTCGGCGTGGCCTTCTCGGCCGTCGGGGGAGGGGTCGCAGCGTTCACGACGGTGTTCGCCCTCGCGACCGTGGTCGGCGTGGCGGCCCTCGTGCCCGGGCTGCGGCTGGACCGCGGCGCGCGAAGCGACGTCGGATTTGAGGTCGACAGTAGGTAA
- a CDS encoding aminotransferase class I/II-fold pyridoxal phosphate-dependent enzyme, which yields MSVAPLEALPIDQLRLRSSTKWRRYPEDVLPLFVAETDFPLAPGVTAALARAVGLGDTGYTPPDPGIRDAFAAFASRRFGWAVDPARVRTTCDVMMGVVEILRSVIEPGDRVVVTPPVYPPFYDTIPEAGGVVERVPLAETDAGWELDLAGVEAALADGARAVLLCNPHNPTGTAHARETLAALADMAAQHGAVVVSDEIHAPLVQPGAAFTPFLTASSAAARIGYAVTSASKAFNLAGLKCALMVTADDATTRVVNAMPAEVEWRTGLFGAIAGVAAFSEESDAWLDSLLARLDENRRLLADLLAEYVPGARYRIPDAGFLAWVDLTELGWGDNPAVRIRREARVALHLGPHFGEQGRGHVRINFGCSPDVLREAVERIGALRHT from the coding sequence GTGAGTGTCGCGCCCCTCGAGGCCCTGCCCATCGACCAGCTGCGGCTGCGTTCGAGCACGAAGTGGCGGCGGTACCCCGAAGACGTGCTGCCGCTGTTCGTCGCCGAGACCGATTTCCCGCTCGCGCCGGGGGTCACGGCCGCGCTCGCGCGTGCCGTCGGACTCGGCGACACCGGGTACACGCCTCCCGACCCGGGCATCCGCGACGCGTTCGCGGCGTTCGCATCCCGGCGGTTCGGCTGGGCCGTGGACCCCGCGCGCGTGCGGACGACGTGCGACGTGATGATGGGCGTCGTCGAGATCCTGCGATCGGTGATCGAACCGGGCGACCGCGTCGTGGTGACGCCCCCGGTGTACCCGCCGTTCTACGACACGATCCCCGAAGCCGGCGGCGTCGTCGAACGCGTGCCGCTCGCCGAGACGGACGCCGGGTGGGAGCTGGATCTGGCGGGCGTCGAGGCTGCGCTGGCCGACGGTGCCCGCGCCGTTCTGCTGTGCAATCCCCACAATCCGACCGGCACCGCGCACGCTCGCGAGACTCTGGCCGCTCTCGCCGACATGGCCGCACAGCACGGCGCCGTGGTCGTCAGCGACGAGATCCACGCCCCTCTGGTCCAGCCCGGTGCCGCGTTCACGCCGTTCCTGACCGCATCGTCCGCCGCCGCGCGCATCGGCTATGCCGTCACCAGCGCGTCGAAGGCGTTCAACCTGGCCGGGCTCAAGTGCGCGCTCATGGTGACCGCCGACGATGCGACCACGCGCGTCGTGAACGCGATGCCGGCCGAGGTCGAGTGGCGCACCGGGCTGTTCGGCGCGATCGCCGGTGTCGCGGCGTTCTCGGAGGAGAGCGATGCGTGGCTGGACTCGCTGCTGGCCCGGCTGGACGAGAACCGCAGGCTGCTGGCGGATCTTCTCGCCGAGTACGTTCCGGGCGCCCGCTATCGCATCCCCGACGCGGGGTTCCTGGCGTGGGTCGACCTCACGGAGCTCGGGTGGGGGGACAACCCGGCGGTGAGGATCCGCCGCGAGGCCCGCGTGGCCCTTCATCTCGGGCCCCACTTCGGCGAGCAGGGACGCGGCCACGTGCGCATCAACTTCGGCTGCTCGCCCGACGTGCTGCGCGAGGCCGTCGAGCGCATCGGCGCGCTGCGGCACACGTGA
- a CDS encoding metal-sulfur cluster assembly factor codes for MTAILATEKYDEVIEALKDVMDPELGINVVDLGLIYDLAWDDENDALVIHMTLTSAGCPLTDVLEEQTAQALDQVVERFRINWVWMPPWGPERITDDGRDMMRALGFAI; via the coding sequence ATGACCGCAATACTCGCGACCGAGAAGTACGACGAGGTCATCGAAGCGCTCAAGGACGTCATGGACCCCGAGCTGGGGATCAACGTCGTCGATCTGGGCCTGATCTACGATCTCGCGTGGGACGACGAGAACGACGCGCTGGTCATCCACATGACGCTCACGTCGGCCGGATGCCCGTTGACCGATGTGCTCGAGGAGCAGACGGCCCAGGCGCTGGACCAGGTGGTCGAGCGCTTCCGGATCAACTGGGTCTGGATGCCGCCGTGGGGTCCCGAGCGGATCACCGATGACGGGCGCGACATGATGCGCGCGCTCGGTTTCGCCATCTGA
- the sufC gene encoding Fe-S cluster assembly ATPase SufC, which translates to MSVLEIRDLHVTVETEAGTTPILNGVTLTIRTGETHAIMGPNGSGKSTLAYTIAGHPKYTVTSGTITFDGEDVLEMSVDERARAGLFLAMQYPVEIPGVTVTNFLRTAKTALDGEAPSIRTWTKDVKESMKNLRMDAKFAQRNVNEGFSGGEKKRHEILQLEVLKPKMAVLDETDSGLDVDALKIVSEGVNRAKEATDLGVLLITHYTRILRYIHPDFVHVMVGGRIVEEGGPELATRLEDEGYDRFLAPLAADTDA; encoded by the coding sequence ATGTCTGTCCTCGAGATCCGCGACCTGCATGTGACGGTCGAGACCGAAGCCGGCACGACCCCGATCCTCAACGGCGTCACGCTGACCATCCGCACCGGCGAAACCCACGCCATCATGGGCCCCAACGGCTCGGGCAAGTCGACGCTGGCGTACACCATCGCCGGCCACCCCAAGTACACCGTCACCAGCGGCACGATCACCTTCGACGGTGAGGACGTGCTCGAGATGTCCGTCGACGAGCGCGCCCGCGCCGGCCTCTTCCTGGCGATGCAGTACCCCGTCGAGATCCCCGGCGTGACGGTCACGAACTTCCTGCGCACCGCCAAGACCGCGCTCGACGGCGAGGCCCCGTCGATCCGCACGTGGACGAAGGACGTCAAGGAGTCCATGAAGAACCTGCGCATGGACGCCAAGTTCGCCCAGCGCAACGTCAACGAGGGATTCTCGGGCGGTGAGAAGAAGCGCCACGAGATCCTGCAGCTCGAGGTGCTCAAGCCCAAGATGGCCGTCCTCGACGAGACCGACTCCGGTCTGGACGTCGACGCTCTGAAGATCGTGTCGGAAGGCGTGAACCGCGCCAAGGAGGCGACCGACCTCGGTGTGCTCCTCATCACGCACTACACGCGCATCCTGCGGTACATCCACCCCGACTTCGTGCACGTCATGGTGGGCGGCCGGATCGTCGAGGAGGGCGGCCCCGAGCTCGCCACGCGCCTCGAGGATGAGGGATACGACCGCTTCCTCGCGCCGCTCGCGGCCGATACCGACGCCTGA
- a CDS encoding non-heme iron oxygenase ferredoxin subunit, protein MTAQRACALSDLEQDSALRVEMDGVAIAVVLDSNGEVHAIGDTCTHGDISLAEGFVDGETLECWAHGSAFSLRTGKPLNLPAYEPVPVFEVTIDGDDVLIDTNVKKEV, encoded by the coding sequence ATGACCGCACAGCGTGCCTGCGCCCTGAGCGACCTCGAGCAGGACAGCGCGCTGCGCGTCGAGATGGACGGCGTGGCCATCGCCGTCGTCCTCGACTCCAACGGCGAGGTGCACGCCATCGGCGACACCTGCACACACGGCGACATCTCGCTCGCCGAGGGCTTCGTCGACGGCGAGACGCTGGAGTGCTGGGCCCATGGCTCGGCCTTCTCGCTGCGCACCGGCAAGCCCCTGAACCTCCCCGCTTATGAGCCCGTCCCCGTATTCGAGGTCACCATCGACGGCGACGACGTGCTCATCGACACGAACGTGAAGAAGGAAGTCTGA
- the sufD gene encoding Fe-S cluster assembly protein SufD translates to MTTTTQAPATVPGSRPHSDGAGAFVPVQTRSERPRSYEPADFAAPTGREVNWKHSPVARLAPLFEDVATDDRPGDAAVDYAVEAPETAVIGVLRPGEAPRGDAFEPEDLPAAIAWARTDEALHVRIPAGVELDTPVVIAATGRGADRRANAHIVIEAQANARGTVLLRHGGSAQYAQNVEIIAGDGSHLEVVSVQEWDDDTVHAASHQARVDRDATLRHIVVSFGGGVVRVNPSVELTGTGSRGELFGLSYSDAGQHLESQVFLHHKGASTSGDVLYKGALQGESARSVWIGDVLIGPDAVGTDSYEANRNLVLTDGARADSIPNLEIETGDIRGAGHASATGRFDDEQLFYLQSRGIAEDEARRLVVLGFLAEIVQKIGVEDLEAELFALIETELAQEVSR, encoded by the coding sequence ATGACGACCACGACGCAGGCACCCGCGACGGTGCCGGGATCTCGGCCGCATTCGGACGGGGCCGGAGCGTTCGTTCCGGTGCAGACGCGATCGGAGCGCCCCCGCTCGTACGAGCCCGCCGACTTCGCCGCGCCCACCGGCCGCGAGGTGAATTGGAAGCATTCCCCCGTGGCACGGCTCGCGCCGCTCTTCGAGGACGTCGCCACAGACGACCGTCCCGGAGACGCCGCGGTGGACTACGCGGTGGAGGCCCCCGAGACGGCGGTCATCGGCGTCCTGCGGCCGGGCGAGGCGCCGCGCGGCGACGCCTTCGAGCCCGAGGACCTGCCGGCCGCGATCGCCTGGGCCCGCACCGACGAGGCGCTGCACGTGCGCATCCCGGCGGGCGTCGAACTCGACACCCCCGTGGTGATCGCCGCCACCGGCCGCGGCGCCGACCGTCGCGCGAACGCGCACATCGTCATCGAGGCGCAGGCCAACGCGCGCGGCACGGTGCTGCTGCGCCACGGCGGCAGCGCGCAGTACGCGCAGAACGTCGAGATCATCGCGGGAGACGGCTCGCACCTCGAGGTCGTCTCGGTGCAGGAGTGGGACGACGACACCGTGCACGCAGCCTCGCACCAGGCGCGCGTCGACCGCGACGCGACCCTGCGCCACATCGTCGTCAGCTTCGGCGGCGGCGTGGTGCGCGTCAACCCCAGCGTCGAGCTGACCGGCACGGGGTCCCGCGGCGAGCTGTTCGGGCTCAGCTACTCGGACGCCGGGCAGCACCTCGAGAGCCAGGTGTTCCTGCACCACAAGGGCGCGTCGACCTCGGGTGATGTGCTGTACAAGGGCGCCCTGCAGGGCGAGAGCGCCCGGAGCGTCTGGATCGGAGACGTCCTCATCGGACCGGATGCCGTCGGCACCGACTCGTACGAGGCGAACCGGAACCTCGTCCTCACCGACGGCGCCCGCGCCGACTCGATCCCGAACCTCGAGATCGAGACCGGGGACATCCGGGGCGCCGGCCATGCCAGCGCCACGGGACGCTTCGACGACGAGCAGCTGTTCTACCTGCAGTCGCGCGGCATCGCCGAGGACGAGGCGCGACGCCTGGTCGTGCTCGGCTTCCTCGCCGAGATCGTCCAGAAGATCGGGGTCGAGGACCTCGAGGCCGAGCTGTTCGCCTTGATCGAGACCGAACTCGCCCAGGAGGTTTCCCGATGA